From Caldicellulosiruptor hydrothermalis 108, a single genomic window includes:
- a CDS encoding DAK2 domain-containing protein — protein sequence MKLLTADVLKDMLKAANNYLKLHIDKINSLNVFPVPDGDTGTNMSATLDSSIKEINGKTFEDVDKLMNAVAFGSLKGARGNSGVILSQLLRGFAKELKGKDVIDIPTFVACLKSASASAYKAVMKPTEGTMLTVARGIAEDVEKEVAEGIVSEIEDLLEVCVSSGKKWLAKTPEMLPILKEANVVDSGGMGLVIIFEGMYKFLKEGMVFEEPSQQEVYTALTFKPKDIKFTYCTEFFITGLKKNIEKEFKEYLETIGDSIIVIQDGDILKTHVHTNSPGKVIEKALKYGELINIKIDNMKYQHQEFISKRENLETEAQTQAEVITKEYGFVAVSQGEGFNEILKGLGVDFIIEGGQTMNPSAEDFVNAIKNVPAKNVFIFPNNKNVIMSAELSLQLVNTNKNVVIMKTTNIPECIAAMIKFDLNKSIEENIKLMQEAIDSVKVVEITQAVRNTKINGFEIEEGDFIGISKKEIVACDKDMQKVALACVKKIVDSTTQILSIYYGKDVALEDIEVLVKNIQERYPKIDIESYESGNEIYQLIIVAEM from the coding sequence ATGAAACTTTTAACTGCAGATGTATTGAAAGATATGTTAAAAGCTGCAAATAACTACTTAAAATTGCACATAGATAAAATAAATTCTTTAAACGTCTTCCCAGTACCAGATGGTGACACAGGCACCAATATGTCTGCGACTCTTGACAGCAGCATAAAAGAGATAAACGGGAAGACTTTTGAAGATGTGGACAAACTTATGAATGCAGTTGCTTTTGGCAGCTTAAAAGGTGCACGCGGCAATTCTGGAGTTATTCTTTCTCAGCTTTTGCGCGGATTTGCCAAAGAGCTAAAAGGCAAAGATGTTATAGATATACCAACATTTGTTGCTTGTTTAAAATCTGCGTCTGCAAGTGCTTACAAAGCAGTGATGAAACCTACAGAAGGGACTATGCTTACAGTTGCACGCGGGATTGCAGAGGATGTTGAAAAAGAAGTGGCAGAAGGCATTGTGAGCGAAATAGAGGATTTGCTGGAAGTGTGCGTTTCAAGCGGAAAGAAGTGGCTTGCAAAGACACCAGAGATGCTTCCTATTTTAAAAGAAGCAAATGTAGTTGACAGTGGCGGTATGGGTCTTGTCATAATTTTTGAAGGGATGTATAAATTCTTAAAAGAAGGGATGGTATTTGAAGAGCCATCACAGCAGGAAGTTTATACAGCCCTCACTTTTAAACCTAAAGATATTAAGTTTACTTACTGTACAGAGTTTTTTATTACCGGTTTGAAAAAGAATATTGAAAAAGAATTTAAGGAATATCTTGAGACAATTGGTGATTCAATTATTGTAATCCAGGATGGTGACATTCTCAAAACTCACGTTCACACAAATTCGCCTGGCAAGGTAATAGAAAAGGCTTTGAAGTATGGTGAGCTTATAAATATAAAGATTGATAATATGAAATATCAGCACCAGGAGTTTATAAGTAAAAGAGAAAACCTTGAGACAGAAGCTCAAACACAGGCTGAAGTTATTACAAAAGAATATGGTTTTGTAGCTGTATCACAGGGAGAAGGATTCAATGAAATATTAAAAGGCTTGGGTGTTGATTTTATAATTGAAGGCGGACAGACTATGAATCCAAGCGCTGAGGACTTTGTAAATGCTATAAAGAATGTACCAGCCAAAAATGTATTTATTTTCCCGAACAATAAAAACGTGATTATGTCTGCAGAGCTTTCTTTACAGCTGGTAAATACAAATAAAAATGTAGTGATTATGAAGACAACCAACATTCCCGAGTGCATTGCTGCAATGATAAAGTTTGATTTGAACAAGAGTATTGAAGAAAATATAAAGCTCATGCAAGAAGCTATAGACTCAGTAAAGGTTGTAGAAATAACTCAAGCAGTGAGAAATACAAAAATAAACGGGTTTGAGATTGAAGAAGGCGATTTTATAGGGATTTCAAAAAAAGAAATTGTGGCATGCGACAAAGATATGCAAAAAGTAGCTCTGGCTTGTGTGAAAAAAATTGTTGATTCTACAACCCAGATTTTGAGTATCTACTATGGCAAAGATGTGGCCTTAGAAGATATAGAGGTGCTTGTTAAAAACATACAAGAAAGATACCCGAAAATTGACATTGAGAGCTATGAAAGTGGAAATGAAATTTATCAATTAATTATTGTGGCTGAGATGTGA
- a CDS encoding alpha/beta-type small acid-soluble spore protein, with protein MARNRKLVPEATKALDQLKAEVASSIGVPLKPGYNGDLTAKQAGSIGGYMVKRMIQDYENRAAGK; from the coding sequence ATGGCAAGAAATAGAAAGCTTGTTCCGGAAGCAACAAAGGCTCTTGACCAGTTAAAAGCAGAGGTAGCAAGTTCAATTGGAGTACCACTCAAGCCAGGTTACAACGGTGATTTGACAGCAAAACAGGCAGGTTCAATTGGTGGTTATATGGTAAAGAGAATGATTCAGGATTATGAAAATAGAGCAGCTGGAAAATAA
- the rsmD gene encoding 16S rRNA (guanine(966)-N(2))-methyltransferase RsmD, translating into MRVISGQQKGRKLKSANIEGLRPTSDRVKEAIFNMIAPFLNEKLIVADFFAGTGNVGIEFLSRGVREVTFVEKDVRCINLIKENLKNLDLLKRARIIKGDVIRFLKSKNCPVFDIIFLDPPYKSDYAKECISEIIENNRINENGLIIVESNLEFQYEDENLSILREREYGDTKITIFCFGGKRS; encoded by the coding sequence ATGAGGGTTATAAGCGGTCAGCAAAAAGGTAGAAAATTAAAAAGTGCAAATATTGAAGGGTTAAGACCCACATCAGATAGAGTAAAAGAAGCTATTTTTAATATGATAGCACCTTTTTTGAATGAAAAGCTTATTGTAGCTGATTTTTTTGCAGGGACGGGAAATGTGGGGATTGAGTTTTTGTCAAGAGGTGTCAGAGAAGTTACATTTGTTGAAAAAGATGTGAGGTGCATTAATCTAATAAAGGAAAACCTTAAAAATTTGGATTTGTTGAAAAGGGCGAGGATAATAAAAGGTGATGTAATAAGATTTTTGAAGTCTAAAAACTGTCCAGTATTTGATATTATCTTTTTAGACCCACCGTACAAGTCTGATTATGCAAAAGAGTGTATTTCTGAAATAATAGAAAATAACAGAATCAATGAAAATGGTCTTATAATTGTTGAATCTAATTTAGAGTTTCAGTATGAAGATGAAAACCTTTCTATTTTGAGAGAGAGAGAATATGGTGATACTAAAATCACAATATTCTGTTTTGGGGGTAAGAGAAGTTGA
- a CDS encoding molybdenum cofactor guanylyltransferase — protein MKNLFILAGGKSKRLGFDKLYLKIGNQSVIQLIDKSIGGLFDKKFIVVKNGYIEFEGFEVVKDRIEIDAPVAGVLTSLMVSRTNKNFIIACDMPFTKKELVEYMLGFDGYDAVVPYYNGYFEPLFCVYSKAFLEKALDFIDKGIFSLSAILQSSNIKKIELNEILRFDPCLESFKNINTQSDLEEANERLRRNLSNQV, from the coding sequence ATGAAAAATTTATTTATTTTGGCGGGTGGAAAGTCAAAAAGGCTTGGATTTGACAAATTATATCTTAAGATTGGTAATCAAAGTGTTATACAATTAATAGACAAGAGTATAGGGGGCCTTTTTGACAAAAAGTTTATTGTGGTAAAAAACGGGTATATAGAGTTTGAAGGGTTTGAAGTAGTAAAAGATAGAATTGAAATAGATGCACCTGTTGCAGGTGTCTTAACAAGTTTAATGGTAAGCAGAACAAACAAGAATTTTATAATAGCATGCGATATGCCGTTTACCAAAAAAGAACTTGTAGAGTACATGCTTGGGTTTGATGGGTACGATGCAGTTGTTCCTTATTACAATGGCTATTTTGAGCCTCTTTTTTGTGTATATAGCAAAGCATTTTTGGAAAAAGCGTTGGATTTTATAGACAAAGGTATATTTTCTCTTTCTGCTATCTTACAAAGCTCAAATATAAAAAAGATTGAGCTTAACGAAATTTTGAGATTCGACCCTTGTCTAGAAAGTTTTAAAAACATAAATACTCAATCTGATTTGGAGGAGGCAAATGAAAGGCTTAGAAGGAATCTTTCAAACCAGGTTTGA
- a CDS encoding ECF transporter S component produces MKQVELKNLVKVSIFGALAFVVMLIEFPLGIFPDFLKLDFSDCVALIISFALGPAWGMGVEFLKNVLHLFVTKTAGIGEFANFMIGGFFVYIAGYIYAKNRTKKGAAVALIISTIAFSIWAGLLNYFILLPLYEKALKFPISDIVKIAAKVNGLVTDKFTLILFSIIPFNLVKGTIISVVTFVLYKRLSKIVKR; encoded by the coding sequence ATGAAACAGGTTGAGTTAAAAAATCTTGTTAAGGTTTCAATCTTTGGTGCTTTGGCATTTGTTGTAATGCTTATAGAGTTTCCTTTAGGGATATTTCCGGACTTTTTAAAGCTTGATTTTAGTGACTGTGTAGCATTGATAATTTCGTTTGCTCTTGGACCTGCTTGGGGTATGGGTGTTGAATTTTTGAAAAATGTACTTCATCTGTTTGTTACCAAAACGGCTGGGATAGGCGAGTTTGCTAACTTTATGATTGGCGGCTTTTTTGTGTACATTGCGGGATACATATATGCCAAGAATAGAACTAAAAAAGGTGCTGCAGTAGCTCTTATTATTTCTACCATTGCATTTTCTATCTGGGCAGGCTTGCTAAACTATTTTATACTTCTTCCTCTTTACGAAAAGGCTTTGAAATTTCCAATCTCAGATATAGTAAAAATTGCTGCGAAGGTAAATGGTCTTGTGACAGATAAGTTTACATTAATTTTGTTTTCAATAATTCCATTTAATTTGGTAAAAGGTACAATTATTTCGGTGGTTACTTTTGTCCTTTATAAAAGGTTGTCGAAGATAGTAAAAAGATAG
- a CDS encoding Asp23/Gls24 family envelope stress response protein, with amino-acid sequence MGVHFENEFGKIEITNDCIATIIGLSCMESYGVVGMASKSVADGIVTLLGRENLQKGIKVLAENGVVNVDIHIIVEYGTRIPVIAENIRERVSYAIEKYTGLKPGAINIFVDGIRL; translated from the coding sequence ATGGGCGTTCATTTTGAAAATGAATTTGGAAAGATAGAGATTACCAATGATTGCATTGCTACAATAATTGGGCTTTCGTGTATGGAAAGCTATGGTGTTGTTGGTATGGCATCAAAGAGTGTAGCAGACGGGATAGTTACACTTCTTGGCAGGGAAAACTTGCAAAAAGGCATAAAGGTTTTGGCAGAAAATGGTGTTGTTAATGTTGATATCCACATAATTGTGGAGTACGGTACCAGAATTCCTGTTATTGCTGAAAATATCAGAGAAAGAGTTTCATATGCTATTGAAAAATACACAGGTCTAAAACCGGGGGCTATAAATATCTTTGTAGATGGTATTCGTTTGTAA
- a CDS encoding NUDIX hydrolase: MKGLEGIFQTRFDLGRIPIASDLIVREVTVTIEDREFFEYVKSKINVDRIGEVVFAIKDGEEVLVVRQKEYPDKVYRIPSGGIGLNEDVDEALKREVKEELALNIKAFLLIGAIKYNLVWLQEHFDFYSFVFLIEKYENDNLAKTDGEISETIKISLDGLKNLCDILKEQKGFWGDWGKFRFYSTYLVYEYLVRKKIN; encoded by the coding sequence ATGAAAGGCTTAGAAGGAATCTTTCAAACCAGGTTTGATTTAGGAAGAATACCAATTGCTTCAGATTTGATTGTAAGAGAGGTTACTGTAACAATAGAAGATAGAGAGTTCTTTGAATATGTTAAAAGCAAAATAAATGTTGATAGAATAGGTGAAGTGGTGTTTGCAATAAAAGATGGTGAAGAAGTGCTTGTTGTGAGGCAAAAAGAGTATCCTGATAAGGTTTACAGGATACCTTCTGGTGGTATCGGTCTTAACGAGGATGTGGATGAGGCTTTGAAAAGAGAAGTAAAAGAAGAGCTTGCACTGAATATTAAAGCTTTTTTGCTGATTGGAGCGATAAAGTATAATCTTGTCTGGTTGCAAGAACATTTCGATTTTTATTCGTTTGTATTTTTAATTGAAAAGTATGAAAATGATAATCTTGCAAAAACTGATGGTGAGATTTCAGAGACAATAAAAATATCTTTGGATGGATTAAAAAATCTTTGTGATATCTTGAAAGAACAAAAAGGTTTTTGGGGTGATTGGGGCAAGTTTAGGTTCTATTCTACTTATCTTGTATATGAGTACCTTGTACGAAAGAAAATAAACTAA
- the recG gene encoding ATP-dependent DNA helicase RecG, with translation MNVLEKDIRFLKGVGENREKLFKKLGIKKAEDLLWHIPRKYLDYSRLKKIRELCDGEIESFVAKVAGKPVEIETKSVKIIKIPVEDSTGVVTTVWFNQDYIKNVLKEGEIFCFSGKIERKGFYIEVKNPEFEKYDQHLLHTGRIVPVYNSTEGLSQKVIRNIVNNLLKQVDGMLIDIIPPYIRQKYNLSEINFAIKNIHFPENKLSLELARKRLVFEEFYLLQLSLLLLKENIEKNEGIKIENVQSSLKEFEKLLPFELTEAQKRVLAEIAQDLESTKQMNRLIQGDVGCGKTVVALASAYATIKAGYQVALMAPTEVLALQHYNECKKYFGNKFNVRLLIGSTPKKEKEIILKELEHGLCKMVIGTHALIQDEVKFKNLGLAITDEQHRFGVIQRVELTKKGSSPNILVMTATPIPRTLSLVLYGDLDISIIDQLPPGRKKILTYAVDESFRQRVYNFIKKQLDEGRQVYWICPLIEESETLNAKSAVEFAKSLKEGFFKDYNIGCLHGKLSAKERDKILNDFKDGHIHILVSTTVVEVGINVPNATVMVIENAERFGLAQLHQLRGRVGRGEHQSYCILFNQSDSEITKKRMIAITRSQNGFEIAEMDLKLRGPGDLFGTKQHGVMNFKVADIINDMDILKQARIAAEETIRLNLVDNKLLEKINKQFYNNIENIGL, from the coding sequence ATGAATGTTCTTGAAAAAGACATAAGATTCTTAAAAGGTGTTGGAGAAAACAGAGAAAAGCTATTTAAAAAGCTGGGTATAAAAAAAGCCGAGGATTTGCTCTGGCACATACCACGAAAATATCTTGATTATAGTAGGCTAAAGAAAATAAGAGAGCTTTGTGATGGTGAGATAGAGTCATTTGTTGCAAAGGTTGCTGGCAAGCCTGTGGAGATAGAAACAAAGTCAGTAAAGATAATAAAAATTCCTGTTGAAGATAGTACAGGCGTTGTTACAACAGTATGGTTTAACCAGGACTATATAAAAAACGTTTTGAAAGAAGGAGAGATATTCTGCTTTTCTGGGAAGATAGAGAGAAAAGGCTTTTATATTGAGGTCAAAAATCCTGAATTTGAGAAATATGACCAACATCTTCTTCATACAGGCAGGATTGTTCCTGTATACAATTCTACAGAAGGTCTTTCTCAAAAGGTGATTAGAAATATTGTGAACAATCTTCTGAAGCAAGTTGATGGAATGCTTATAGATATAATTCCGCCTTATATAAGGCAAAAATATAATTTGAGTGAAATCAATTTTGCAATAAAAAATATTCATTTTCCAGAAAACAAATTGAGCTTAGAACTTGCAAGGAAAAGGCTTGTGTTTGAAGAATTTTATCTTCTTCAGCTTTCCCTTTTGCTTCTAAAAGAAAACATAGAAAAAAACGAAGGAATAAAAATTGAAAATGTGCAAAGTAGCTTAAAAGAGTTTGAAAAGCTTCTTCCGTTTGAGTTGACCGAGGCACAAAAAAGAGTGCTGGCAGAGATTGCACAGGATTTAGAGAGTACAAAACAGATGAACAGGCTTATCCAAGGCGATGTTGGTTGCGGAAAGACGGTTGTAGCTTTGGCAAGCGCATATGCAACAATAAAAGCGGGATATCAGGTTGCACTGATGGCACCAACAGAGGTTTTAGCTTTGCAGCATTATAACGAATGTAAGAAATACTTTGGTAATAAATTCAATGTAAGACTTCTAATTGGGTCAACTCCAAAAAAAGAAAAGGAAATAATCTTAAAAGAGCTTGAACATGGACTTTGCAAAATGGTCATTGGGACTCACGCACTTATCCAAGATGAGGTAAAATTTAAAAACCTTGGCTTGGCAATCACTGATGAACAGCACAGATTTGGAGTTATCCAAAGGGTAGAACTCACAAAAAAAGGAAGTTCACCGAACATTCTTGTTATGACAGCAACTCCAATACCCAGAACTTTGAGTTTGGTTTTGTATGGAGACCTTGATATTTCTATTATTGACCAGCTACCTCCCGGCAGAAAAAAGATTTTAACATACGCTGTTGATGAGAGTTTTCGCCAGCGGGTGTACAATTTCATAAAGAAACAGTTAGATGAAGGAAGGCAGGTTTACTGGATATGTCCTCTGATTGAAGAGTCAGAAACTTTGAATGCAAAATCGGCAGTTGAATTTGCAAAATCTTTGAAAGAAGGATTTTTTAAAGACTACAATATTGGTTGCTTACACGGAAAACTTTCTGCAAAAGAGAGAGACAAAATCTTAAATGATTTTAAAGATGGACACATCCATATATTAGTTTCAACCACAGTTGTTGAGGTTGGAATAAACGTTCCAAATGCCACAGTTATGGTGATTGAGAATGCTGAAAGATTTGGACTTGCCCAGCTGCATCAGCTAAGGGGGCGAGTTGGCAGAGGCGAGCACCAGTCGTACTGTATTTTGTTTAATCAAAGCGATTCAGAGATTACCAAAAAAAGGATGATAGCTATAACAAGAAGTCAGAACGGATTTGAAATTGCTGAAATGGACCTAAAACTTCGAGGACCTGGTGATTTATTTGGAACAAAACAGCATGGTGTCATGAACTTTAAAGTAGCCGATATCATAAATGATATGGATATTTTAAAGCAAGCGAGAATTGCTGCAGAAGAGACGATTAGACTCAATCTTGTTGATAACAAACTTTTAGAGAAAATCAACAAACAATTTTACAATAATATAGAAAATATTGGCCTTTAA
- a CDS encoding RsmF rRNA methyltransferase first C-terminal domain-containing protein has protein sequence MNLPEEFLSKMKEILNDEFDQFIKVYDFDSYKGFRVNTAKVSVEEFIEKMGIEFEKVPWCKDGFYYTEEIRLSKHPYYFAGLVYIQEPSAMFPVEALDVKEGEKVLDLCAAPGGKSIQIAARLGQNGLLVSNDVKPSRIKALVKNVENLGLTNVVILNNKPKEIAESYGAYFDKILVDAPCSGEGMFRKDPTAAKKWTSNHPEKYVNLQRSIMTEVDELLKVGGEIVYSTCTFEVEENEGIIDWFLKKHKNYEVIEIKKYEGFSDGIEINGNKNLKKAVRIYPHRVRGEGHFICKLKKVRESGAEWTFQPQRFEVDSEELKIFEKFYNKYLNIDLSHFKDRVFYKKASKLYLGFDGPFDKITPLRNGLLLGEVYKGRFYPSAHLIASLKCENLKVAINFSQDDERLLRYLKGETIENKENLNGFVGICVDGFTLGWGKAEGHIIKNYFPKGWRLE, from the coding sequence TTGAACTTGCCAGAAGAATTTTTGTCAAAGATGAAAGAGATTTTAAATGATGAGTTTGACCAGTTTATAAAAGTATACGACTTTGACAGTTATAAAGGTTTTAGGGTCAATACTGCCAAAGTTTCAGTCGAAGAGTTTATAGAGAAAATGGGAATTGAATTTGAAAAGGTCCCATGGTGTAAAGATGGTTTTTACTACACTGAAGAGATAAGACTGAGCAAACACCCATACTATTTTGCTGGGCTTGTGTATATTCAGGAACCATCTGCCATGTTTCCGGTTGAGGCTTTGGATGTAAAGGAAGGCGAAAAAGTCTTGGATTTGTGTGCAGCACCTGGGGGAAAGAGCATTCAGATAGCAGCAAGACTTGGTCAAAATGGCTTGCTTGTATCCAATGATGTAAAACCATCAAGAATCAAGGCGCTTGTAAAGAATGTTGAAAATCTCGGGCTTACAAATGTTGTAATTCTGAATAACAAGCCGAAAGAGATAGCTGAAAGCTATGGCGCATATTTTGACAAGATATTAGTGGACGCACCTTGTTCTGGTGAGGGAATGTTTCGCAAAGACCCGACGGCAGCTAAAAAATGGACTTCCAATCACCCTGAAAAGTATGTTAATCTGCAGAGAAGTATCATGACAGAGGTAGATGAACTTTTAAAAGTGGGTGGCGAGATAGTATATTCTACCTGTACGTTTGAAGTAGAAGAGAATGAAGGAATTATTGACTGGTTCTTGAAAAAACATAAAAACTATGAAGTTATTGAGATAAAAAAATATGAGGGTTTTTCGGATGGGATTGAGATAAATGGCAATAAAAATTTGAAAAAAGCGGTGAGAATTTACCCACACAGGGTCAGAGGCGAGGGACATTTTATTTGCAAGCTAAAAAAGGTGAGAGAAAGTGGAGCTGAGTGGACTTTTCAGCCACAAAGATTTGAGGTGGACAGCGAGGAATTGAAAATTTTTGAAAAATTTTACAATAAATACTTAAACATAGACTTAAGTCACTTCAAGGATAGGGTGTTTTATAAAAAAGCAAGCAAACTGTATTTGGGTTTTGACGGACCTTTTGATAAAATAACACCGCTTCGAAATGGTCTTTTGCTGGGAGAAGTTTACAAAGGAAGATTTTATCCTTCTGCTCATTTGATTGCGAGTTTAAAGTGCGAAAATCTCAAGGTTGCTATTAACTTTTCTCAAGATGATGAAAGGCTGTTGAGGTATTTAAAAGGTGAGACAATAGAGAATAAAGAAAATCTAAATGGATTTGTAGGAATATGTGTAGACGGCTTTACCCTTGGATGGGGTAAAGCAGAGGGACATATAATAAAAAATTATTTTCCAAAAGGATGGAGATTGGAATAA
- a CDS encoding pseudouridine synthase — translation MRLDKFLTHCGFGSRSQVKKLIRGGIVTVNGKRIVEVDFKINPEEDVVEVDGRIVKFSRRIYIMMNKPKGYVCSNDDPASLTVFSLISDNLKYRDLHTVGRLDKDAEGLLIITDDGEYTHRVISPRKRIEKEYLVRLEKEVDEERLKEFENGIILDDGYKTLPAKYTIIDSTTVKLCIYEGKYHQVKRMFEAIGNKVVDLKRLRIGGLNLDESLKPGEYRVMKEEEAYLVFGK, via the coding sequence ATGAGACTTGACAAGTTTCTGACTCACTGTGGATTTGGTTCACGAAGTCAGGTTAAAAAACTAATAAGAGGAGGAATTGTGACTGTAAATGGGAAACGAATAGTAGAAGTTGATTTTAAGATTAATCCCGAAGAAGATGTAGTAGAAGTCGATGGCAGGATTGTAAAGTTCAGTAGACGGATTTATATCATGATGAACAAACCGAAAGGTTATGTGTGCTCAAATGACGACCCGGCATCACTTACAGTGTTCTCACTTATTTCTGATAATTTAAAGTATCGAGATTTGCATACAGTTGGAAGGCTTGACAAAGATGCAGAAGGTCTTTTGATAATTACAGATGATGGTGAATATACGCACAGAGTTATCTCACCCAGAAAAAGAATTGAAAAAGAGTATTTAGTAAGGCTTGAAAAAGAGGTGGATGAGGAAAGATTAAAAGAGTTTGAAAATGGTATTATTTTAGATGATGGTTATAAGACACTTCCTGCAAAATATACTATTATTGATAGTACCACAGTCAAATTGTGTATATATGAAGGTAAATATCATCAGGTTAAAAGGATGTTCGAAGCAATTGGAAATAAGGTGGTGGACTTAAAACGCCTGAGAATAGGAGGTCTTAATTTAGACGAAAGTTTAAAACCGGGTGAATACAGGGTGATGAAAGAAGAAGAGGCTTATTTGGTGTTTGGTAAGTAA
- a CDS encoding class I SAM-dependent rRNA methyltransferase: MAKVFLAKGKGLRVESGHPWVFRHEVQKIDGEFEDGQIVDVLNFKGKFVGKGFINSKSQILVRLLTRKNEEINIDFFRKRVQDAWDYRKSIGYTQNCRLIFAEADFLPGLIVDKFGDVLVMQTLSKGVDKFKDKLVEILVGIVNPKAIYERNDARVREIEGLDLRKGFLYGSSPVEVEIEENGIKMIVDIENGQKTGYFLDQKENRVAIRNFVKDKVVLDCFCHTGGFTINAAKFGASKVIGVDISDTAIEQAVKNAKLNGVESKCEFVVANVFDYLNELDDKKEKYDMIILDPPAFAKSIHTLENAKRGYKEINLRAMKILKKGGILVTCSCSHYMKPDLFFEVIKDAAKDAKKTLRLIEYRTQAKDHPYLINYEESLYLKCFIFQVL, from the coding sequence ATGGCGAAAGTGTTTTTGGCAAAAGGGAAAGGACTGAGAGTAGAAAGCGGTCATCCATGGGTTTTCAGGCATGAAGTACAGAAGATAGATGGGGAGTTCGAGGATGGTCAGATTGTTGATGTGTTGAACTTTAAAGGAAAGTTTGTGGGAAAGGGATTTATAAATTCCAAGTCTCAAATACTTGTAAGACTTCTTACACGCAAAAATGAGGAGATTAATATTGACTTTTTTAGAAAAAGAGTTCAAGATGCCTGGGATTACAGAAAAAGTATAGGCTATACACAAAATTGCCGGCTCATATTTGCTGAGGCTGATTTCCTGCCTGGACTTATTGTTGACAAATTTGGCGATGTTCTTGTGATGCAGACATTGTCAAAAGGTGTTGACAAGTTTAAAGATAAGCTGGTAGAAATATTAGTTGGGATTGTCAATCCAAAAGCTATATATGAGAGAAATGATGCAAGGGTAAGAGAAATTGAAGGACTTGATTTGAGAAAAGGATTTTTATATGGCAGCTCGCCTGTGGAAGTTGAGATAGAGGAAAATGGTATTAAGATGATAGTGGATATAGAAAATGGACAAAAAACAGGATATTTTTTGGACCAGAAAGAGAACAGGGTTGCAATAAGGAACTTTGTAAAGGATAAAGTGGTTTTGGACTGTTTCTGTCACACAGGAGGATTTACAATAAACGCTGCTAAGTTCGGTGCGTCAAAGGTCATAGGTGTTGATATCTCAGATACAGCTATTGAACAGGCAGTAAAAAATGCTAAGTTAAACGGGGTTGAATCAAAATGTGAATTTGTGGTTGCAAATGTTTTTGATTATCTGAATGAACTTGACGACAAGAAAGAAAAATACGATATGATAATACTTGACCCTCCTGCATTTGCAAAAAGCATACACACTTTGGAAAATGCGAAAAGAGGTTATAAAGAGATAAACTTGCGAGCTATGAAGATACTCAAAAAAGGTGGAATTCTTGTGACCTGTTCATGTTCACATTATATGAAGCCAGACCTGTTTTTTGAGGTTATTAAAGATGCTGCAAAAGATGCAAAAAAGACATTAAGACTTATTGAGTACAGAACACAGGCAAAAGACCATCCATATCTTATCAACTATGAAGAGTCTTTGTACCTCAAATGTTTTATTTTTCAGGTTTTATAA